CTCGGGCGCACCGGGACGGCCCCGGCGCGGGCTGCCTAGAGTGTGCCTGAGCCGCACGAAAAGCGTTGTGGCGCGGGATTTAACCTTCCGTGACGGCTTCTTGAGGCGACCTTGAGCCGGCGGGGCGTAGCCTGGACGGGTGAATCTGCTGCAACTTTCCCTCACTGGGGGCGCCGCCTTCCGCGAAGTCTCGGGCCTGCTCGCGGGGTTGAGGCTGGAAGAAGCCGTGCGGCGCGGGGACGCACCGTACACCCTCGCGGAACTGCTCGCGCATCTGCGCCTGACGACCCGCACCAGCCTCGACCTGGTGACCGGACAGCGCACCGACTGGCCGGACGGCCTCGACGTGTGGCCTGAGCCGCCGCAGAGCGAGGAGGAATTTGCCGCACTGCTCACCGACCTGAACCTGCTCCTCGCCGAAGCCGCGATGCTCGCGGGGGACCCGAGCCACCGGGCACGGGAGCTGCTCACGGACCTCGCCGCGCACAACGCCTACCACTGGGGACAGGTCGCCCTACTGCGGCGGATGGCGGGCACCGAGTTCGGTGAAGCCTGACCTCGGCGCGTGGCTCGGCAAGCGGGTGCGGGTGGACGTAGATCGGCCCCTGGGCAGCACGCATCCCCTTTTCCCGGAGCTGCGCTATCCGCTGAATTACGGCGAGATCCCCGGCACCCTGGGCGGCGACGGCCACCCTATCGACGCCTACCTGCTCGGCTGGGAGGAGCCGCTACGAGAGGCCGAAGGCATCGTCATCGCTATTCTCGTGCGGGCCGACGACGCCGAAGACAAGCTGGTGGTGGCGCGGGAAGGCACGAGCTGGACGGACGAGGAGATTCTGGAGCAGGTGGCCTTTCAGGAGCGGTATTTCCGAACTCGCCTGAGGCGTTAGCCTGCCGGACATGAAGCCCGTCACCCTGATCACCGGCGCGAGCGGCGGCATCGGCTCGGCGCTCGCGCGGCAACTCGCCCCCTCGCATGACCTGATCCTCACCGGACGCGGCGGGGCGGCCTTGGAGGCGCTGTGTACCGAACTCGGCGCGAGGCCGCTCATCCTCGACCTGACGCGGCCCGAGACCTTTGAGCGCGCGCTCGCGGGCCTGGGGCGCGTGACCCACCTTGTCCACAACGCCGGGGTGGTGGACCTCGGGCCGGTGGCCGAGCAGGAGCACGCGGTTTGGACGCACACCCTCGCGGTGAACACGGTGGCGCCCGCCGAACTCACGCGGCTGCTGCTTCCCAGAATCCGAGAGGAGCGCGGCACGGTCCTCTTTGTCAACAGCGGCGCCGGGCAGCGGGCGAACGCCGGCTGGGGGAGCTACGCGGCGAGCAAATTCGCCCTGCGCGCCCTCGCCGACGCACTGCGCGAGGAAGAAGCCGGGCGCGGCGTCCGCGTGAGCACCGTCTACCCGGGCCGCACCGCCACCCCGATGCAGCAGCGGGTGCGCGCGCAGGAGGGGGGCGAGTACGACGCTGGAAGCTACCTCGGCCCGGAGACGGTGGCGGCCACCCTCGCCTTCGTGCTGAATGCGCCGCGTGATGCCCTCGTCAGTGAGATCAGTGTGCGCCCTGCGCCGCGCTGAGGGGTATGCCAGACTGACGCATGAAGATCGACGAGTACATGGACCTCAAGGAACTCGCCGAGCACATGGGCACGGACGACCTCGCCGAAGCGGGTCGGATGCGCCGGCTGCTGCTGGGTGCAGATCGCGGCCGCACCGAGGATTTCAGCGGCGAGGAGTGGGCGCAGCTGTTGATTGAGGCAGGGCAGGAGGGAGAAGAGTAGGCCCAGGCTCCGCCTTCCATGATCGCCCGCTTTAAAGAACTCGCCCGGCGCCTGAAAGCTGAACTGCTCGCGCTGAGCCTCGCGGCGCGTGATCCGCGCACGCCCTGGTACGCGCGGGCCTGGGCGCTGCTCGTGCTCGCCTACGCGCTGAGCCCCATCGACCTGATTCCCGATTTCGTGCCGGTGCTCGGGTACCTCGACGACCTGCTGCTCGTGCCGGCGGGCTTATGGCTCGCGTTGCGGCTCCTGCCTCCTGCCGTCCTCGCCGACGCCCGGCGGGAAGCGGCGGCCCACCCGCGCCGGCTCGGGCGCAGCCGCTGGGGGCTCGCGCTGATGGGGCTGATTTATCTGGGGCTTCTCATTCTCGGTGGGCTGTGGTGGCAGGGCCGGGGGCGCTGAAGCCGCTAGGATTCGGTGCGTGACTCGTTCCACCGACCTCCCGATCCATGAGGTCATCCCCGCCCTGAAAGAGGCGCTCGCCGCGCATCCCCTCGTGCTGCTGCAAGCGCCACCCGGGGCGGGCAAGAGCACGGCGCTGCCGCTCGAACTGCTGAACGAGCCCTGGCTGGCCGGGCAGGGCGTGGTGATGCTCCAGCCCCGACGGGTGGCCGCGCGGGCGGTGGCGTCGCGCCTCGCCGAGGGGCTCGGGGAAGAGCTCGGCGGCGCGGTGGGCTACCGGGTGCGCTTCGAGTCGCGGGTGTCGGCGCGCACCCGGCTGGAGGTGGTCACGGAAGGCATCCTGACCCGGCGGCTGCAACGCGACCCCGAGCTGAGCGGCGTCGGCCTCGTGATTCTCGACGAGTTCCACGAACGCTCACTGCACGCTGACCTCGCCCTGGCGCTGCTGCGCGAGGTGCAGGGCGCCTTGCGGGACGACTTGCGCGTGCTCGTGATGTCGGCCACCCTCGACCCGGCGCTGCCCGCCCGCCTCGGGGCGCCGCACCTGGAGACGCGGGGCCGCGCCTACCCAGTGGAGGTGCGGTATCTCGCCGCCGACCCCGTGGGCCGGGTGGGCGACCTCGTGGCCGGGGCAGTGCGGCGGGCGCTGGAGGAGCAGGCGGGCGACATCCTCGCCTTCCTGCCCGGCGTGCGCGAGATCCGGGAGGCGCAGGCGGGGCTCGCGGGAGTGGAGGCGGTGGTGCTGCCGCTCTACGGCGACCTGCCGCTGCGTGAACAGCGCCGCGCCCTCGTGCCGGACCCAGCGGGCGCGCGCAAGGTGGTGCTCGCCACGTCCATAGCCGAGACCTCGCTCACCATCGACGGCGTGCGGGTGGTGGTCGACGGCGGGCAGAGCCGCACGCAGACCTTCGACCCCGCGAGCGGCCTGACCCGCATGGTCACGGAACGCGTCACCCGCGACAGCGCCGAGCAGCGCGCGGGCCGGGCGGGGCGCACCGCGCCGGGCGTCGCCTATCGCCTGTGGCCCGAGCGGACCCAGGCCCTGCTGAGCGCCGCCCGCCCGCCCGAGATCCTGGAGAGCGACCTCACCCCGCTCACCCTCGAACTCGCCGGCTGGGGCGTGGCCGACCCCGCCGAGTTGCCCTGGCTCGACCCGCCGCCCGCGCACCGCATCGAGACGGCCCGCGCGCTGCTGCGCGACCTGGGCGCCCTGGACCGGGACGGACGCCTCACCCCGGAAGGCCGGCGGCTGCTCGACTTCCCGACCCACCCCCGGCTCGCCCACCTGCTCACCGGACCTTTTCCCGCGCTGGGGGCCGACGTGGCCGCCCTCCTCGAAGAGCGCGATCCCCTGCCGCCGGGCTCGGGCGCCGACCTCCTGGAGCGGGTGGCGGCGCTGCGGACCTGGCGTGCGGGCCGGCCCACCCGGGGAGAGGTGGGCGTGCTGGAGCGGGCCGAGCGCCTGTCGCGGCAGTGGCGGCGCCTCCTCGGGGTGGAGGCCGACAATGCCGCGCCTGACCCTGGGGAGGTGGCCGAACTCGTCGCGCGGGCCTACCCCGAACGCCTCGCGCTCGCCCGCGAGCCCGCGCCGGGACGGCCCCGGGGCCGCTTTCTGCTCGCGGGCGGACAGGGGGCCGCGCTGCCGGAGGGCGACGCGCTCGCCGGCGCCGGAGCGCTCGCGGTGGCCCAGCTCGACGCGGGAAGCGGGGGAGAGGGCCGCATCTTTCTCGCCGCGCCGCTCGACCCGGCGTGGCTGGCCGAGCAGGCCGCGTGGCACGACGCCGTGCGCTGGGATGCCCGCAGCGGCACCCTGATCGCGGCGCAGGAGCGGCGGCTCGGGGCGCTCGTGCTCGGCAGCCGCCCGCTGCGTGAGGTGAAGCCGGAGGCGCGGGTAGGAGCCGTCGCCGACGCGCTCCGGGCCGAGGGGCTGCACCTGCTCACCTTCTCGCCGGAAGCCGAGCAACTGCGCGCCCGCGTCTCCTCGCTGCGGGCCTGGCGGGGCGAGGCGTGGCCCGACCTGTCGGACGCGGGGCTGCTCGCGCGGCTCGAAGACTGGCTGGGGCTGGCGCTCGCGGGCGTCCGCACCCGCGACGACCTCGCCCGTTTGCCGCTGCTGCCGGCCCTGCAAACGCTTCTTCCCTGGCCGCTGCCTGGGCAGCTTGGCGACCTCGCGCCGACGCACCTCAGTGTGCCGAGCGGCAGCCGGGTGCGCCTGAGCTACCGCGCGGGGGGAGAAGCGCCGATCCTCGCGGTCAAGCTGCAAGAACTTTTCGGCCTCGCCGAGACGCCGACCGTCAATGGAGGCCGCACGCCCGTGCTGCTGCATCTGCTCTCGCCGGCCGGCCGGCCCGTGCAGGTGACGCAGGACCTGCGCTCGTTCTGGAACTCGTCGTATTTCGAGGTGCGCCGCGACCTGCGTGGCCGCTACCCCAAGCACCCCTGGCCCGACGATCCCTGGACGCACGCGCCGACGCGCTTCACCAAACGCCGGAACTGAAAAAACCGCTCCCCGGGAGGAAAGCGGCCCGCTGCCGATGGGGAGGAGAGCTTCAGCCGAGCAGCGCGCGGGCGACCACGCCGCCCACCAGGGTCAGCGCCGTGACGCCGAGCATCGCGGTGCCGAGGTCGAGAGAGTCGGGGAGCGCCGCAGGATCAGGGGTGACGACGGGGGCCGGCGCCTGGGGCACAGCGCGCGTCCGGGTCTGGTGCAGCGGGCGCCGGGCGGGCAGCGGAAGTCCCGGCAGCACGCGCGTCATGCGGCACGCCCCGAAGTGCTGGTGGTGGGGTGCAGGCTGCCGAGCGCGGCCTTGAGGTGCTTGTACACCTCGCGCTGGAGCTCCAAGTCCTCGGGCAGTTCGTAGCGCAGCTGCTCCATCGCCTGCACGAGGTGCGCGCCGCCGGGGCTGCGTTCGTGGTCCGGACGGGCCCACTCGGGCAGTTCGGGAGCGCTGAGCGGCTGATGCTTGCTGTCGTCCCAGTCCACCCACTGCTTGGGCAGGTCGTAGAGGTAGCGCCCGAGGCCGAACTGCACCGCGCAGCGCTTCAGCGCGTCGCTCGCCGCCGCCTTGTAGGTGCCGTAGTCGCCCTCCGGCGCCTCGCCGATGTCCTCGCGCGTCACGCCGAGCACGGTCAGCCGGCCCTTGACGGTGGGGGTCTTGCCGCCCGCGATCACTTCCATCTCGAAGCTCCAGCCGTCGGGGCAGATCGCGTCGAGGCGGTCTTGCACCGCGCGCGCGTCGATGTGCGCGAGCAGCAGCGCGCGGCTGCGGTCCTTGTTGTATGCCGCAGGCTTCCAGCTCACCAGATGAGCGGGAAACGGGGCTTGCAATCGTTTCTGGACATCGCTCAGCTTCATGTGTTTAGTTTATAACAGAATGGGATTACGGTCAATACATAAAAGAGGAAGGGAGATACAGCACTTTTGGCTCTGGGCGGCGGCTCGTCCTCGACAACCCGGGGTCCTTCTGGAGGCGGCCCGCTAGCATCTTCCTCATGCCGCGTACCGCCTCCGTCACCCGCACCACGAGCGAAACGGACCTCACTGTCCAGCTCGATCTCGACTCGCC
The sequence above is a segment of the Deinococcus reticulitermitis genome. Coding sequences within it:
- a CDS encoding inorganic diphosphatase — encoded protein: MKPDLGAWLGKRVRVDVDRPLGSTHPLFPELRYPLNYGEIPGTLGGDGHPIDAYLLGWEEPLREAEGIVIAILVRADDAEDKLVVAREGTSWTDEEILEQVAFQERYFRTRLRR
- a CDS encoding DinB family protein; the protein is MNLLQLSLTGGAAFREVSGLLAGLRLEEAVRRGDAPYTLAELLAHLRLTTRTSLDLVTGQRTDWPDGLDVWPEPPQSEEEFAALLTDLNLLLAEAAMLAGDPSHRARELLTDLAAHNAYHWGQVALLRRMAGTEFGEA
- the hrpB gene encoding ATP-dependent helicase HrpB; translation: MTRSTDLPIHEVIPALKEALAAHPLVLLQAPPGAGKSTALPLELLNEPWLAGQGVVMLQPRRVAARAVASRLAEGLGEELGGAVGYRVRFESRVSARTRLEVVTEGILTRRLQRDPELSGVGLVILDEFHERSLHADLALALLREVQGALRDDLRVLVMSATLDPALPARLGAPHLETRGRAYPVEVRYLAADPVGRVGDLVAGAVRRALEEQAGDILAFLPGVREIREAQAGLAGVEAVVLPLYGDLPLREQRRALVPDPAGARKVVLATSIAETSLTIDGVRVVVDGGQSRTQTFDPASGLTRMVTERVTRDSAEQRAGRAGRTAPGVAYRLWPERTQALLSAARPPEILESDLTPLTLELAGWGVADPAELPWLDPPPAHRIETARALLRDLGALDRDGRLTPEGRRLLDFPTHPRLAHLLTGPFPALGADVAALLEERDPLPPGSGADLLERVAALRTWRAGRPTRGEVGVLERAERLSRQWRRLLGVEADNAAPDPGEVAELVARAYPERLALAREPAPGRPRGRFLLAGGQGAALPEGDALAGAGALAVAQLDAGSGGEGRIFLAAPLDPAWLAEQAAWHDAVRWDARSGTLIAAQERRLGALVLGSRPLREVKPEARVGAVADALRAEGLHLLTFSPEAEQLRARVSSLRAWRGEAWPDLSDAGLLARLEDWLGLALAGVRTRDDLARLPLLPALQTLLPWPLPGQLGDLAPTHLSVPSGSRVRLSYRAGGEAPILAVKLQELFGLAETPTVNGGRTPVLLHLLSPAGRPVQVTQDLRSFWNSSYFEVRRDLRGRYPKHPWPDDPWTHAPTRFTKRRN
- a CDS encoding SDR family oxidoreductase; the encoded protein is MKPVTLITGASGGIGSALARQLAPSHDLILTGRGGAALEALCTELGARPLILDLTRPETFERALAGLGRVTHLVHNAGVVDLGPVAEQEHAVWTHTLAVNTVAPAELTRLLLPRIREERGTVLFVNSGAGQRANAGWGSYAASKFALRALADALREEEAGRGVRVSTVYPGRTATPMQQRVRAQEGGEYDAGSYLGPETVAATLAFVLNAPRDALVSEISVRPAPR
- a CDS encoding YkvA family protein, which produces MIARFKELARRLKAELLALSLAARDPRTPWYARAWALLVLAYALSPIDLIPDFVPVLGYLDDLLLVPAGLWLALRLLPPAVLADARREAAAHPRRLGRSRWGLALMGLIYLGLLILGGLWWQGRGR
- the ddrA gene encoding single-stranded DNA-binding protein DdrA, with the translated sequence MKLSDVQKRLQAPFPAHLVSWKPAAYNKDRSRALLLAHIDARAVQDRLDAICPDGWSFEMEVIAGGKTPTVKGRLTVLGVTREDIGEAPEGDYGTYKAAASDALKRCAVQFGLGRYLYDLPKQWVDWDDSKHQPLSAPELPEWARPDHERSPGGAHLVQAMEQLRYELPEDLELQREVYKHLKAALGSLHPTTSTSGRAA